One part of the Truepera radiovictrix DSM 17093 genome encodes these proteins:
- a CDS encoding ABC transporter permease → MTVSKVNPVALLAAALGVFALTVPSWLLLKPNRLVAGDAYGAFALETPWAPVLLASWGLLALAGLVRFRGRAWALALLASAALFAALLLTSAGTAALLAEAPDPERARVSLQGGVWVTLLAYVVGAFSALEELPAGSRWRPLVFVPGLGGALGILLAGLLNEVALARELTSQGGDFRAEVLRHLALSGTSVLLAALIGIPAAIWAARSPLAARVVLPTAAFLQTLPSLALFGLMLLPLARLGSALTIGEALLWGGGGLLASGALLWLAQRAQRGVLVLLALLVAAPPAALLTVMVAVVLNDLFVAALSLNLGGFSLPGSLSAPLSNLGVRGIGTAPALIALTLYAFLPIVRNTYTGLKEVPRAAVEAGRGMGMSGGQILRRVELPLALPLIIEGVRASAVLTVGITTVAFLIGAGGLGTFIERGIAQQVPDLILLGALPIILLALAADALLRGVGVLLTSRGVRP, encoded by the coding sequence GTGACCGTGTCCAAAGTCAACCCCGTCGCCCTGCTCGCCGCCGCGCTGGGGGTGTTCGCGCTCACCGTACCGAGCTGGCTGCTCCTCAAACCCAACCGCCTAGTCGCCGGCGACGCCTACGGCGCTTTCGCGCTGGAGACCCCCTGGGCACCCGTGCTGCTCGCCAGTTGGGGGCTGCTCGCGCTCGCGGGCCTCGTGCGCTTTCGGGGGCGCGCGTGGGCGCTCGCCCTGCTCGCCTCCGCGGCGCTTTTCGCGGCGCTCTTGCTGACGAGCGCGGGGACGGCGGCGCTCCTGGCCGAGGCGCCCGACCCGGAGCGCGCCCGCGTCTCCCTCCAGGGGGGGGTGTGGGTCACCCTGCTCGCCTACGTGGTCGGCGCCTTTAGCGCACTGGAGGAGCTCCCCGCAGGGAGCCGCTGGCGCCCCCTCGTCTTCGTCCCGGGCTTGGGCGGTGCGCTCGGCATCCTCCTCGCGGGGCTGCTTAACGAGGTCGCTTTGGCGCGCGAGCTGACGAGCCAAGGGGGTGACTTTCGCGCGGAGGTCCTGCGGCACCTCGCCCTGTCCGGGACGAGCGTGCTCCTCGCTGCGCTGATCGGGATCCCGGCGGCCATCTGGGCGGCGCGCTCGCCTCTGGCTGCGCGCGTGGTGCTGCCGACGGCCGCGTTTTTGCAGACGCTCCCCTCGCTGGCGCTCTTCGGCCTCATGCTGCTCCCGCTCGCGCGCCTCGGGAGCGCCTTGACGATCGGGGAGGCGCTCCTCTGGGGTGGGGGTGGCCTCCTCGCGAGTGGCGCGCTGCTGTGGCTCGCGCAGCGCGCGCAGCGAGGCGTTTTGGTGCTCCTCGCGCTCCTCGTCGCCGCCCCCCCCGCTGCGCTGCTGACGGTGATGGTGGCGGTCGTCCTCAACGACCTCTTCGTCGCGGCCCTGAGCCTCAACCTCGGCGGCTTCAGCCTGCCGGGGTCGTTGTCGGCGCCGCTTTCCAACCTCGGCGTGCGCGGCATCGGCACCGCGCCCGCGCTGATCGCCCTGACGCTCTACGCCTTTTTGCCGATCGTCCGCAACACCTATACGGGCCTTAAAGAGGTGCCGCGCGCGGCCGTCGAGGCGGGGCGGGGGATGGGGATGAGTGGTGGCCAGATCCTGCGCCGCGTCGAGCTCCCCCTCGCGCTCCCGCTGATCATTGAGGGGGTGCGCGCCTCGGCGGTGTTGACGGTCGGTATCACCACGGTGGCCTTTCTGATCGGGGCGGGGGGGCTCGGCACCTTTATCGAACGCGGCATCGCGCAGCAGGTCCCCGACTTGATCCTTTTGGGGGCGCTGCCGATTATTCTCTTGGCGCTCGCCGCCGACGCGCTGCTTCGGGGGGTTGGGGTGCTCCTCACCTCGCGCGGGGTGCGGCCGTGA
- a CDS encoding FAD-binding oxidoreductase, whose amino-acid sequence MTPFVEALQGRLPGKVRADSAALDTFQTDGLTAFHERPLAVVFAETQADVVQAVRLCFESGVPFVARGSGTSLSGGAVPVAGGVVIALNKLNRILALDPRARTCVVEPGVINAQVSRAAAPYGLHYAPDPSSGPVCTIGGNVAFNSGGAHCLKYGMTANHVLGLKVVLPDGEVVHLGGASLEPAGADLAGFFVGSEGLFGIALEVTLRLLPKVERYATFLAAYKSLEAAGEAVAQIVAAGLLPGAMEIMDRLAMDAAEAAVHAGYPADAQGLLIVELEGPAEEVAAETPRLLALLKASGAYRTEVARDERERALFWKGRKSAFSAVGRLSPEYLVQDGVVPRTRLGEALAAIHALSRRYGLRVANVFHAGDGNLHPLILFDAQAGEAARAEALAGEILRLCIQMGGSITGEHGVGLEKRAYLGEQYAEADMDAMLRLRRAIDPRGVANPGKMLPGGPGPAPIGEPPARA is encoded by the coding sequence ATGACCCCGTTTGTAGAGGCGCTGCAGGGGCGTTTGCCGGGCAAGGTGCGCGCCGACAGCGCCGCTTTGGACACCTTTCAGACAGACGGGCTCACCGCCTTTCACGAGCGGCCGCTCGCGGTGGTGTTCGCCGAAACCCAAGCGGACGTCGTTCAGGCGGTGCGGCTCTGCTTCGAGAGCGGCGTGCCCTTCGTCGCGCGCGGCTCCGGCACGTCGCTCTCGGGCGGGGCGGTGCCCGTAGCGGGGGGGGTGGTGATCGCGCTCAACAAACTCAACCGCATCCTCGCCCTCGACCCGCGCGCGCGCACCTGCGTGGTGGAACCGGGGGTCATCAACGCGCAGGTGAGCCGGGCCGCCGCCCCCTACGGCCTGCACTACGCCCCCGACCCCTCCTCGGGGCCGGTCTGCACGATCGGCGGCAACGTGGCGTTTAACTCGGGCGGGGCGCACTGCCTCAAGTACGGGATGACCGCCAATCACGTCCTGGGGCTCAAGGTGGTGCTGCCAGACGGCGAGGTGGTGCACTTGGGCGGGGCGTCGCTCGAGCCCGCCGGGGCCGACCTCGCGGGCTTTTTCGTCGGCTCCGAGGGGCTTTTCGGGATCGCTCTAGAGGTCACGCTGCGCCTACTGCCCAAAGTCGAGCGCTACGCGACCTTTCTGGCGGCCTACAAGAGCCTCGAGGCGGCCGGGGAGGCGGTCGCCCAGATCGTCGCCGCGGGGCTCTTGCCGGGGGCGATGGAGATCATGGACCGGCTCGCCATGGACGCCGCCGAGGCGGCGGTGCACGCGGGCTACCCCGCCGACGCGCAGGGGTTGCTCATCGTCGAGTTGGAGGGCCCCGCCGAGGAGGTCGCCGCCGAGACGCCGCGCCTACTAGCGCTCCTTAAAGCCTCCGGCGCGTACCGCACCGAGGTCGCTAGAGACGAGCGCGAGCGCGCGCTCTTCTGGAAGGGGCGCAAAAGCGCCTTTTCGGCGGTCGGCCGGCTCAGCCCCGAGTACCTGGTGCAAGACGGCGTGGTACCCAGAACCCGCCTCGGCGAGGCGCTCGCCGCCATTCACGCGCTGAGCCGCCGCTACGGGCTCCGCGTCGCCAACGTCTTTCACGCGGGCGACGGCAACCTGCACCCGCTGATCCTCTTCGACGCGCAGGCGGGCGAAGCGGCGCGCGCCGAGGCCCTCGCGGGCGAGATCCTGCGGCTCTGTATCCAGATGGGGGGGTCGATCACCGGCGAGCACGGCGTGGGGCTCGAAAAGCGCGCCTACTTGGGCGAGCAGTACGCCGAGGCCGACATGGACGCTATGCTGCGCCTACGCCGCGCAATCGACCCGCGCGGCGTAGCCAACCCCGGCAAGATGCTCCCCGGCGGCCCCGGACCGGCGCCTATCGGCGAGCCGCCCGCGCGCGCATGA
- a CDS encoding MMPL family transporter — protein MFRAIGAFVSRYPRRVLLFWALLIALCLPLAGRVGEVLTTDAGIAPGSEAQEIRRTLLREFAGNNNHQLLIVADADPEAPPEQRELFRERFAAALAEIAAQPFVANILDSATQGPLPLPELGEENASSAALITLNAQNKARVETITSWVRETLPAFEIEGLELFVTGSVAVEQEINAISAQDTARAERFGLPLSLLVLAVAFGALVAASLPLIVAVISITLSLAALFVMGQVFTFATFAQIVVTMLGLSTGIDYALFMVNRFREELELVGDPVRATRRAVETAGKALTFSGLTVLVALAALLVPPLQFVQSIGVASMVVMLFSVLASLTALPAALTLLGPRVNALRLTRLVPGSRSRHFWRRRAEAVTRRPLLWTLVGVAVLVTLALPALRMQVSFAGVRGLTQETDTRRAQMVLEDLGLDSLLQSFDVLIDFGERGFFHPSSVRATSEFSRRANGLPLVSQVLAPTETGGFPPLLLSGYYATQETALASPLADLVRATVSLNGRYALLRVFPESGITPLQAQTLETRLRDLVRQSDLDATIGGGFVIEREWASVLYRSFPWAVALVYLATFVLLGLAFRSIVIPLKSILTNTLTVSAAFGVITAVFQFGWGAPLIGLGGGFGFVETSVPIFIFAIVFGLSIDYEVFLVSRMVENHERGLNDRDAIVHAVSATGGVITSAALIMGVVFAAFLFSNVVLIKTLSLGLTAAVLFDATLVRLVVVPTVMLLAGRWNWWLPRGFAHLARRRPDLGHD, from the coding sequence GTGTTTAGGGCCATCGGCGCCTTTGTCAGCCGCTACCCGCGCCGCGTGCTCCTCTTCTGGGCGCTACTCATCGCCCTCTGTTTGCCGCTCGCCGGGCGCGTCGGGGAGGTGCTCACCACCGACGCGGGGATCGCCCCCGGGTCCGAAGCCCAGGAGATCCGGCGCACGTTGCTGCGCGAGTTCGCGGGCAACAACAACCACCAGCTCTTGATCGTCGCCGACGCCGACCCGGAGGCCCCCCCCGAGCAGCGCGAGCTTTTCCGCGAGCGCTTCGCGGCGGCCCTTGCGGAGATCGCCGCGCAGCCCTTTGTCGCCAACATCCTAGACAGCGCCACCCAGGGGCCGCTGCCCCTGCCCGAGCTGGGCGAGGAGAACGCCTCGAGCGCCGCGCTCATCACCCTCAACGCGCAGAACAAAGCCCGCGTCGAGACCATCACCAGCTGGGTGCGCGAGACGCTGCCGGCCTTTGAAATCGAGGGGCTCGAGCTGTTTGTCACCGGCAGCGTCGCCGTCGAGCAGGAGATCAACGCCATCAGCGCGCAAGACACCGCGCGCGCCGAACGCTTCGGGTTGCCCCTAAGCCTCCTCGTCTTGGCCGTCGCCTTCGGCGCGCTCGTCGCCGCCAGCTTGCCCTTGATCGTCGCGGTCATCTCCATTACGCTCTCGCTCGCCGCGCTTTTCGTCATGGGGCAGGTTTTCACCTTCGCGACCTTTGCCCAGATCGTCGTGACGATGCTGGGGTTGTCCACGGGCATCGATTACGCGCTCTTTATGGTCAACCGCTTTCGCGAGGAGCTCGAGCTCGTGGGCGACCCCGTGCGGGCGACGCGGCGCGCGGTCGAAACCGCCGGCAAGGCGCTCACCTTCAGCGGTCTGACGGTGCTCGTGGCGCTCGCCGCGCTGCTCGTCCCCCCGCTGCAGTTCGTGCAGTCGATCGGCGTCGCCAGCATGGTGGTCATGCTCTTTAGCGTGCTCGCCTCCCTCACCGCGCTCCCCGCCGCGCTCACGCTGCTCGGCCCGCGGGTGAACGCCCTGCGGCTCACCCGCCTGGTCCCCGGGAGCCGCAGCCGCCACTTCTGGCGGCGCCGCGCGGAGGCCGTCACCAGGCGCCCGCTGCTGTGGACGCTCGTCGGCGTCGCCGTGCTCGTCACCCTGGCGCTCCCCGCGCTGCGGATGCAGGTCTCGTTCGCGGGGGTTCGCGGGCTCACCCAGGAGACCGACACGCGGCGCGCCCAGATGGTGCTTGAAGACCTCGGGCTCGACAGCCTGCTGCAGTCGTTCGACGTGCTCATCGACTTCGGTGAGCGGGGCTTTTTCCATCCGTCGTCGGTGCGCGCGACCTCCGAGTTCTCGCGCCGCGCGAACGGCCTCCCGCTGGTGTCGCAGGTGCTCGCCCCCACGGAGACGGGCGGGTTCCCGCCGCTGCTGCTGTCGGGTTACTACGCCACCCAGGAGACCGCCCTAGCGAGCCCGCTCGCCGACCTCGTCAGGGCGACCGTGAGCTTAAACGGCCGCTACGCCCTGCTGCGCGTCTTTCCCGAGAGCGGGATCACGCCCCTGCAGGCGCAGACGCTCGAGACGCGCCTGCGGGATCTCGTGCGCCAGAGCGACCTCGACGCGACCATCGGCGGGGGCTTTGTCATCGAACGCGAGTGGGCCAGCGTCCTCTACCGCTCGTTCCCGTGGGCGGTGGCGCTCGTCTACCTAGCGACTTTCGTCCTGCTGGGGCTCGCCTTCCGGTCGATCGTCATCCCCTTGAAAAGCATCTTGACAAACACGCTGACCGTCAGCGCGGCCTTCGGGGTGATCACCGCGGTCTTTCAGTTCGGGTGGGGCGCCCCTTTGATCGGCCTCGGCGGGGGCTTCGGCTTCGTCGAGACGAGCGTACCCATCTTTATCTTCGCCATCGTCTTCGGCCTCAGCATCGACTACGAGGTCTTTTTGGTCTCGCGGATGGTCGAAAACCACGAACGCGGGCTAAATGACCGCGACGCCATCGTCCACGCCGTGAGCGCGACCGGCGGGGTGATCACCAGCGCCGCCCTCATCATGGGGGTCGTTTTCGCGGCGTTTTTGTTCTCCAACGTCGTGCTCATTAAAACGCTCTCGCTGGGGCTCACCGCGGCGGTCTTGTTTGACGCCACGCTCGTGCGCCTCGTGGTGGTGCCCACGGTCATGCTCCTCGCGGGCCGGTGGAACTGGTGGCTGCCCAGGGGCTTTGCGCACCTCGCGCGGCGGCGGCCCGACTTGGGGCACGACTGA
- a CDS encoding ABC transporter ATP-binding protein: MADAMIRLERVSKRYGETVAVQETTLEIPEGELVVLIGPSGCGKTTTLKMINRLIEPSSGRIYIGGRDVTQVNPQELRRGIGYVIQSIGLFPHMSVRENIQVVPRLLGWPKARSAARADELLELVGLPPERYAAAYPRELSGGQAQRVGVARALAVDPPVLLMDEPFGAVDPLTRERLQDEFLKLQAQLQKTIVMVTHDIDEAIKLGDRVCVMNVGVVEQFGTPEEVLSAPKSRFVRQFVGADRALKRLSRVRAHELMRAVPTLDLGASREAAREALARHRTVYVTREGRLAGWLDRRAFAGDADVESAYTEVSAESYSVREGDDVRGALAKMLGQGVAELPVVDGAGRPIGLLNLPSILAVTGEMVDEPEASVSEAAPSAREVA; the protein is encoded by the coding sequence ATGGCCGACGCGATGATCCGCCTCGAGCGGGTGAGCAAACGCTACGGGGAGACCGTGGCCGTGCAGGAGACCACCCTCGAGATCCCCGAGGGCGAGCTCGTGGTGCTTATCGGCCCCTCGGGGTGCGGCAAGACGACCACCCTGAAGATGATCAACCGGCTTATCGAACCCTCGAGCGGCCGCATCTATATCGGCGGGCGCGACGTCACGCAGGTCAACCCCCAGGAGCTGCGGCGCGGCATCGGTTACGTGATCCAGAGCATCGGGCTGTTTCCGCACATGAGCGTGCGCGAGAACATCCAGGTGGTGCCGCGGCTGCTGGGTTGGCCGAAGGCGAGGAGCGCGGCGCGCGCCGACGAGCTTTTGGAGCTCGTGGGGCTCCCCCCCGAGCGCTACGCGGCGGCCTACCCCAGAGAGCTCTCCGGGGGGCAAGCGCAGCGCGTCGGGGTGGCGCGCGCGCTCGCGGTCGACCCGCCCGTGCTGCTCATGGACGAGCCCTTCGGAGCGGTCGACCCGCTGACGCGCGAGCGGCTGCAAGACGAGTTTTTAAAGCTGCAGGCACAGCTGCAAAAGACCATCGTGATGGTGACGCACGACATCGACGAGGCGATCAAGCTCGGCGACCGCGTGTGCGTGATGAACGTCGGCGTGGTCGAGCAGTTCGGCACCCCCGAGGAGGTGCTGTCGGCGCCCAAAAGCCGCTTCGTGCGGCAGTTCGTGGGGGCCGACCGGGCGCTCAAACGGCTCTCGCGGGTGCGCGCGCACGAACTCATGCGCGCGGTGCCGACGCTCGACCTGGGCGCCTCGCGCGAGGCGGCGCGCGAGGCCCTGGCGCGGCACCGGACGGTGTATGTGACGCGCGAGGGCCGCTTGGCGGGGTGGCTCGACCGGCGGGCGTTTGCGGGCGACGCCGACGTCGAGAGCGCCTACACCGAGGTGAGCGCCGAGAGCTACAGCGTCCGCGAGGGCGACGACGTGCGCGGGGCGCTCGCCAAGATGCTCGGGCAGGGGGTCGCCGAACTGCCCGTGGTCGACGGCGCGGGGAGGCCCATCGGGCTGCTCAACTTGCCGAGCATCCTGGCGGTGACGGGGGAGATGGTCGACGAACCCGAGGCGAGCGTCTCGGAGGCCGCCCCGAGCGCCCGGGAGGTGGCGTGA
- a CDS encoding (Fe-S)-binding protein yields the protein MQHKIPTHELGPLAEPMAAAVEACVHCGFCLPTCPSYVVTGEEMHSPRGRILLMKETLEGTLPLAEATPYLDTCLGCLACVTACPSGVKYGELITPFRLETETQRARPVGERALRRLVLETLPYPERFRAAATAGRAARPLQRLLPERLARMLELLPERLEAAPPLPAFAPAQGRRRARVALLAGCAQGVLSPEIGWAALRVLTRNGVEVLVPEGQSCCGALAAHTGVKAQAQRFARNNLRAFPDDVDAIITTAAGCGSGMHEYPLWLRGEPEEGAARAFAERVEDVSVFLHRLGLQSPPPLPEPLRAAYHDACHLAHAQRVTAPPRALLAQLGGLTLLELPESELCCGSAGTYNLEHPEIARQLGARKAEHILDAGAQLVVSGNIGCITQLQSHLRAQGAAVPVLHTVQLLDLAYRGA from the coding sequence ATGCAGCATAAGATACCCACCCACGAACTCGGCCCCTTGGCCGAACCGATGGCGGCGGCCGTCGAGGCGTGCGTCCACTGCGGCTTCTGCCTGCCGACCTGCCCGAGCTACGTCGTCACCGGCGAGGAGATGCACTCCCCGCGCGGGCGCATCCTGCTGATGAAAGAGACCCTCGAGGGCACCCTCCCCTTGGCCGAGGCGACCCCCTACTTAGACACCTGTCTGGGGTGTTTGGCGTGCGTCACGGCGTGCCCCTCGGGGGTTAAGTACGGCGAGCTGATCACCCCGTTTCGGCTCGAGACCGAAACGCAGCGCGCCCGTCCGGTCGGCGAGCGGGCGCTTAGGCGCCTCGTGTTGGAGACGCTCCCCTACCCCGAGCGCTTCCGCGCCGCCGCCACGGCGGGGCGCGCGGCGCGGCCCCTACAGAGGCTTTTGCCGGAGCGCCTCGCGAGGATGCTCGAGCTCTTGCCCGAGCGCCTAGAAGCGGCCCCCCCGCTGCCCGCGTTCGCCCCCGCGCAGGGGCGGCGGCGGGCGCGGGTCGCCCTCCTGGCGGGCTGCGCGCAGGGGGTGCTCTCGCCCGAGATCGGTTGGGCGGCGCTGCGCGTGCTCACCCGTAACGGCGTCGAGGTGCTCGTCCCCGAGGGGCAGTCGTGCTGCGGCGCGCTGGCCGCCCACACGGGCGTCAAGGCGCAGGCGCAGCGGTTCGCGCGGAACAACCTGCGGGCGTTCCCCGATGACGTCGACGCGATCATCACGACGGCGGCAGGGTGCGGCTCGGGGATGCACGAGTACCCGCTCTGGCTCAGGGGCGAACCGGAGGAGGGGGCGGCGCGGGCGTTTGCGGAGCGCGTGGAGGACGTGAGCGTCTTTTTGCACCGGCTCGGCCTGCAGAGCCCTCCGCCGCTCCCCGAACCGCTGCGCGCGGCTTACCACGACGCCTGTCACCTCGCGCACGCGCAGCGGGTGACGGCGCCGCCGCGCGCGCTGCTCGCGCAGCTGGGCGGGCTGACGCTGCTCGAGCTGCCCGAGAGCGAGCTCTGCTGCGGTTCGGCGGGGACTTATAACTTGGAGCACCCCGAGATCGCCCGGCAGCTCGGCGCGCGCAAAGCCGAGCACATCCTCGACGCGGGCGCGCAGCTCGTCGTAAGCGGCAACATCGGCTGCATCACGCAGCTCCAGAGCCACCTGCGGGCGCAGGGGGCGGCGGTGCCGGTGCTGCACACGGTGCAGCTTTTAGACCTCGCCTACCGCGGCGCGTAG
- a CDS encoding FAD-binding protein — MTQPTQHEVVSAHLREHAQALREAVLGRPTVRVVGGGTKGALSGDGTLSTGSLSGVLEYDPQEYTLSALAGTPLREIAAQLAERGQYLPFDPPFAAAGATVGGTVAAGLSGPGRFRYGGVRDFILGVTFVSGSGELLTGGGKVVKNAAGFDLPKLMVGSLGQFGVLVAATFKVFPQPERYATLALETAHLDEGVALMERLARSSFEPHALELEPAPSGGARLWVRLGGRAEALPARVARLQAFTRTGDVQPRQSEVLTDEAEAAFWEEARAFAWVPAEHALVKVALSPAELAGLEGALVGLEEAVGAPLRRRYGVGGNVLYVGWPASAPPAALAGALQRLKLPGLALTGRWPTPLLGHHPGGALFERVRSVFDPQGRFRLTAPRESHAA; from the coding sequence ATGACCCAGCCCACCCAGCACGAGGTGGTGAGCGCGCACCTGCGCGAGCACGCGCAGGCGCTGCGGGAGGCCGTGCTGGGGCGCCCCACCGTGCGCGTCGTCGGCGGCGGCACCAAGGGGGCGCTCTCGGGTGACGGCACGCTCTCAACAGGGTCGCTCTCGGGGGTGCTCGAGTACGACCCGCAGGAGTACACCCTGAGCGCGCTCGCGGGCACGCCGCTGCGCGAGATCGCCGCGCAGCTCGCCGAGCGGGGCCAGTACCTCCCCTTCGACCCGCCCTTCGCGGCGGCCGGCGCCACGGTGGGCGGCACCGTCGCGGCCGGGCTCTCCGGCCCTGGCCGCTTCCGCTACGGCGGCGTGCGCGACTTTATCCTCGGCGTGACCTTTGTAAGCGGCAGCGGCGAGCTCCTCACGGGGGGCGGCAAGGTGGTCAAAAACGCCGCCGGTTTCGACCTCCCCAAACTCATGGTCGGCTCGCTCGGGCAGTTCGGGGTGCTCGTGGCGGCGACCTTCAAGGTCTTCCCGCAACCCGAACGCTACGCCACCCTGGCGCTGGAGACGGCGCATCTAGACGAGGGCGTCGCCCTGATGGAGCGCCTCGCGCGTTCGAGCTTCGAACCGCACGCCCTCGAGCTCGAACCCGCGCCGAGCGGCGGGGCGCGCTTGTGGGTCCGCCTGGGGGGGCGCGCCGAGGCGCTCCCCGCGCGCGTAGCGAGGCTGCAGGCGTTTACGCGCACGGGCGACGTGCAGCCCCGTCAGAGCGAGGTGCTCACGGACGAGGCCGAGGCGGCCTTCTGGGAGGAGGCGCGGGCGTTCGCCTGGGTGCCGGCGGAGCACGCGCTCGTCAAGGTCGCCCTCAGCCCGGCCGAGCTCGCGGGGCTCGAGGGGGCCCTCGTGGGGCTCGAGGAGGCCGTAGGCGCCCCCTTGAGGCGGCGCTACGGCGTCGGCGGCAACGTCCTCTACGTGGGGTGGCCGGCGTCTGCGCCCCCCGCGGCGCTAGCGGGGGCGCTGCAGCGCCTCAAGCTCCCCGGCCTCGCCCTGACGGGGCGCTGGCCCACACCGCTTTTAGGCCACCACCCGGGCGGCGCCCTGTTCGAGCGCGTCCGCTCGGTCTTCGACCCCCAAGGCCGCTTCCGCCTCACGGCACCCAGGGAGAGCCATGCAGCATAA
- a CDS encoding ABC transporter substrate-binding protein — MKRLVLSLLLALLSFGAAQGEPVTIGSKVDTEGSVLAQIMRLMLESNGIEVVDRSGFGTTSVVREALLAGEIDMYPEYTGTALTFFPDAGLDEDLATRPDELYETLRELDAENGVTYLGRSPANNTWAIAVPQALADEHGLESMADLADYINEGGAFRLAASQEFVDRPDALPAFEATYGFNVSGDQLVILAGGNTTQTVTAAANGTDGVNAAMAYGTDGIIGALGMVTLSDPENAVAIYQPFPAVRTEVVEAYPQLPEILDPVFAALDEATLQELNGRVAVDGENPADVAQDFLTGAGFLE; from the coding sequence ATGAAAAGGCTTGTGCTCTCGCTTCTTCTCGCGCTTCTAAGCTTTGGCGCAGCTCAAGGGGAGCCCGTCACCATCGGCTCGAAGGTCGACACCGAAGGGTCGGTGCTGGCCCAGATCATGCGGCTCATGCTCGAGAGTAATGGCATCGAGGTCGTCGACCGCTCGGGGTTCGGCACCACCTCGGTCGTGCGTGAGGCGCTCCTCGCCGGTGAGATCGACATGTACCCCGAGTACACCGGTACCGCGCTGACCTTTTTCCCCGACGCCGGGCTCGACGAGGACCTCGCGACGCGCCCCGACGAGCTCTACGAGACGCTTAGGGAGCTCGACGCGGAAAACGGCGTGACCTACCTCGGCCGCTCGCCCGCCAACAACACCTGGGCGATCGCCGTGCCGCAGGCGCTCGCCGACGAGCACGGTCTAGAGAGCATGGCTGACCTCGCCGACTACATCAACGAGGGTGGCGCCTTCCGGCTCGCCGCCAGCCAGGAGTTCGTCGACCGCCCCGACGCGCTCCCCGCGTTCGAGGCGACCTACGGCTTTAACGTCTCAGGCGACCAGCTCGTCATCCTCGCGGGCGGCAACACCACCCAGACGGTGACCGCGGCGGCTAACGGCACCGACGGCGTGAACGCGGCGATGGCCTACGGCACGGACGGCATCATCGGCGCGCTCGGGATGGTCACGCTCTCTGACCCCGAGAACGCGGTCGCCATCTACCAACCCTTCCCGGCGGTGCGCACGGAGGTCGTCGAGGCCTACCCGCAGCTTCCCGAGATCCTCGACCCGGTCTTCGCCGCTCTAGACGAAGCCACGCTCCAGGAGCTCAACGGGCGCGTCGCGGTCGACGGCGAAAACCCCGCCGACGTGGCGCAGGACTTTCTCACGGGCGCGGGCTTCCTCGAGTAG
- a CDS encoding ABC transporter permease, which produces MSAATTGARTAGARRPKARAWRGVAFAALAFVGLLALFAQQVWWQRALRALFPGQRSVMFERASLLELSLQHLEIVGLSLALILLISLPLAVWLTRPQGRAFLPLASSLLSVGQTFPPIAVLALALPAFGFGLRPTLIALVAYGLLPVTRNAIAGFEAVPATLKEAASGMGMNAWERLWRLELPLATRVILAGVRTSTVYTVGTATVAPIIGAGGLGVPIIAGLTTGNLAYVLQGAVPVALLALLADYALGRLEVALTPTGIA; this is translated from the coding sequence GTGAGCGCCGCGACGACGGGCGCGCGCACGGCGGGCGCGCGGCGCCCGAAGGCGCGCGCCTGGCGCGGGGTCGCCTTCGCGGCGCTCGCGTTTGTCGGGCTGCTCGCCCTTTTCGCCCAGCAGGTGTGGTGGCAGCGGGCGCTGCGGGCGCTCTTCCCGGGGCAGCGGTCGGTGATGTTCGAGCGCGCGAGTCTGCTCGAGCTGAGCCTGCAGCACCTCGAGATCGTGGGGCTCTCGCTCGCGCTCATCCTCCTTATCAGCCTGCCGCTCGCGGTGTGGCTCACCCGCCCGCAGGGGCGCGCCTTTTTGCCGCTCGCCTCGTCGCTGTTGTCGGTCGGGCAGACCTTTCCGCCCATTGCGGTGCTCGCCCTCGCGCTCCCCGCCTTCGGCTTCGGCCTCCGCCCAACGCTGATCGCGCTGGTGGCCTACGGGCTCCTGCCGGTGACGCGCAACGCCATCGCCGGCTTCGAGGCGGTGCCGGCGACCCTCAAGGAGGCCGCCTCGGGGATGGGGATGAACGCCTGGGAGCGGCTCTGGCGGCTCGAGCTGCCCCTCGCGACGCGCGTCATCTTGGCGGGGGTGCGGACCAGCACGGTCTACACAGTCGGCACGGCGACGGTCGCGCCGATCATCGGTGCGGGGGGGCTCGGGGTGCCGATCATCGCGGGGCTCACAACCGGCAACCTCGCCTACGTCCTGCAGGGGGCGGTGCCGGTCGCGCTCCTGGCGCTCTTGGCGGACTACGCCCTGGGCCGGCTCGAGGTCGCCCTGACGCCGACGGGGATCGCGTGA